The Salvia miltiorrhiza cultivar Shanhuang (shh) chromosome 1, IMPLAD_Smil_shh, whole genome shotgun sequence genome has a window encoding:
- the LOC130998091 gene encoding uncharacterized protein LOC130998091 isoform X1, translating into MPELGFQDLRSGLRARDLSPDSVIFTAESNFTSLFSSASASVERCSFTSDVLDQESVSSVVSQHLAGHELSEALSGPDPDPNKSKLLHRNSISLSRKEKLKAQKLDSSEAETTEDENVALDSARNSFSQALKECQDRRLRSEVVLKKVDRRRPASLDLNNPVANAVTSTTTSPRFGVMKKPSATAARRTGTFPSPGTPNYRHPSVGIHKGWSSERIPPHTNASRRNVSTALLPYNNGRTLPSKWEDAERWIVSPVSGDGAMRTSQQQPQRRPKSKSGPLGHPGVAYYQMFSPATPMFEGSRGAEKLTANSPFSAGVMAVDGLSIRYGSCEGTGNFLTGTEPCMARSISIHGCSEMISQSSLPGSQDVKYDASEDAANNISRAVSRRDMATQMSPESSNHSSPGRGSSFSLATPSILPIVESQSMRSSKPEMRDVLVDERVTVTRWSKKNRGRGSRNADDWRRKAVNFHSTASWEVSTETSKSISKIQREEAKITAWENLQKAKAEAAIRKLEMKLEKKRSSSMDKIMKKLRSAQKKAQEMRVNQTTSRVARPSERALSFRRARPISSLSGCFTCHAF; encoded by the exons ATGCCGGAGCTGGGTTTTCAAGATTTGAGGTCGGGCCTCAGGGCCCGTGATTTGAGCCCGGATTCCGTCATTTTCACTGCCGAATCCAATTTCACTAGCCTCTTCTCCTCCGCTTCTGCCAGTGTTGAGCGCTGCTCTTTCACCTCAGATGTTCTCGATCAAGAATCTGTCTCCTCTGTTGTTTCTCAA CATTTGGCAGGGCATGAATTGTCTGAAGCATTGagtggtccagatccagatccgaacAAATCAAAATTACTTCACAGGAATAGTATTAGCCTCAGCAGAAAGGAAAAATTAAAAG CTCAAAAACTAGATAGCAGTGAGGCTGAGACCACAGAGGATGAAAATGTAGCCTTAGATTCTGCAAGAAATTCCTTCTCGCAAGCTCTTAAAG AATGTCAAGACCGAAGGTTGAGATCTGAAGTTGTGTTGAAAAAAGTAGACCGTCGAAGGCCTGCTTCTCTGGATCTCAACAATCCGGTGGCGAATGCTGTAACTTCTACCACCACCTCACCAAGATTTGGAGTCATGAAGAAGCCGTCTGCTACTGCAGCACGAAGGACTGGAACGTTTCCTAGCCCTGGGACACCTAATTATCGACACCCGAGTGTTGGGATCCATAAAGGGTGGAGCTCTGAGCGCATTCCACCGCATACGAATGCAAGCAGGAGGAATGTGAGCACTGCATTGCTGCCTTACAATAATGGGAGGACtctgccttcgaaatgggaagATGCAGAGAGATGGATAGTTAGCCCTGTGTCCGGTGATGGTGCTATGAGAACCTCGCAGCAGCAGCCGCAGAGGCGGCCCAAGTCCAAGAGTGGCCCCCTCGGGCACCCCGGGGTTGCTTATTATCAAATGTTTTCGCCTGCCACGCCCATGTTTGAAGGCAGCCGTGGAGCTGAGAAACTAACAGCCAATTCTCCCTTTTCTGCTGGAGTAATGGCTGTGGATGGCTTATCTATTCGATATGGAAGCTGTGAAGGCACGGGGAACTTTCTCACAGGCACGGAGCCTTGCATGGCTAGATCAATTAGTATACATGGATGTTCGGAGATGATAAGCCAGTCATCACTGCCAGGATCCCAGG ATGTTAAATATGATGCGAGTGAGGACGCTGCCAACAACATATCTCGTGCTGTTTCAAGGAGGGATATGGCGACTCAGATGAGTCCGGAGAGTAGCAACCATTCCTCGCCTGGAAGAGGCTCTTCATTCTCTCTAGCTACTCCGTCTATTCTACCCATTGTAGAATCGCAGAGTATGCGTTCCTCCAAACCAGAGATGAGGGACGTGCTAGTTGACGAGCGTGTCACAGTGACAAGGTGGTCCAAAAAGAATAGGGGAAGAGGCAGTCGGAATGCTGATGACTGGAGAAGAAAAGCTGTAAACTTTCACTCTACTGCTAGTTGGGAAGTTTCGACTGAGACGTCTAAGAGTATTTCAAa GATTCAGAGGGAGGAAGCCAAAATTACTGCATGGGAGAATCTGCAGAAAGCAAAAGCTGAAGCTGCGATAAGAAAACTCGAG ATGAAATTGGAAAAGAAGAGGTCTTCATCCATGGACAAAATTATGAAGAAACTGAGATCCGCGCAAAAGAAGGCCCAGGAAATGAGGGTGAACCAGACCACCAGCCGTGTAGCGAGACCCTCAGAGAGAGCATTATCCTTTCGAAGGGCTCGACCAATTAGTTCATTGAGTGGATGCTTTACCTGTCATGCTTTCTAG
- the LOC130998107 gene encoding triacylglycerol lipase OBL1-like, which translates to MQVIKYKKSKQLNICLEATTMDEENYFSKNYLYLKAEVASWFDCLRILHSNDLEKRDFCNTQIGGGVTGFRYRWIVFISVLLQKALLHLKNPMAALGAAIELCLNYPPFNGGYRRLFFNIFTGRVVKPDRTSAKFTSMVGNADRRWDLKRNYYENTAAAFIAIMASKLSYENESFARNIVTHHWEMEFIGFFNFWNDFQEVKSTYATMFRDKNRIVIAFRGTEPFDSDAWRTDIDVSWYEFPGAGKIHGGFMKALGLQKSAGWPKHAPTPTKPFAYYALREMLETLMHENGDAKFILTGHSLGGALAILFAGILAMHDEESLLTRLEGVYTFGQPKVGNEQFGEYMKQKMKLYDIKYFRYVYCNDVVPRLPYDDKAFLFKHFGPCFYFNSCYKGQVVEEEDDDKYFSLLYVVPKVLNAVYELIRSLMLPWIKGEEYREGWFMKLFRLTALVTPGLTDHFPLEYDNITRSQKIGLINIFPGAH; encoded by the exons atgcaggtaataaaatataaaaagtccAAGCAACTCAATATTTGCTTGGAAGCTACAACAATGGATGAAGAAAACTACTTCTCCAAAAACTATCTTTATCTGAAAGCAGAAGTTGCCAGCTGGTTTGATTGCCTAAGAATTCTACATTCAAATGATTTGGAGAAGAGAGATTTCTGCAACACTCAGATTGGAGGCGGAGTCACCGGATTCCGATACAGATGGATTGTTTTCATCTCTGTGCTGCTCCAGAAAGCCTTGCTTCACTTGAAGAATCCCATGGCCGCGCTCGGCGCCGCCATCGAGCTATGCCTCAACTATCCGCCCTTCAACGGTGGCTACCGCCGCCTCTTCTTCAACATTTTCACAG GGAGGGTGGTGAAGCCGGATAGAACATCAGCAAAATTCACGTCTATGGTTGGAAATGCTgacaggagatgggatttgaaGAGAAATTATTATGAAAACACAGCTGCAGCATTCATCGCAATAATGGCTTCCAAATTGTCGTACGAAAATGAATCATTTGCTCGAAACATTGTCACGCATCATTGGGAG ATGGAATTTATTGGGTTCTTCAACTTTTGGAATG ATTTTCAGGAAGTGAAGTCGACATATGCAACCATGTTCCGAGACAAAAACCGAATCGTGATAGCATTCAGAGGCACAGAGCCATTCGACAGCGATGCATGGCGCACCGACATCGACGTCTCCTGGTACGAGTTCCCCGGCGCCGGCAAGATCCACGGCGGCTTCATGAAAGCCCTCGGCCTCCAGAAATCCGCCGGCTGGCCCAAGCACGCGCCAACTCCCACAAAACCATTCGCCTACTACGCGCTCCGAGAGATGCTCGAAACCCTAATGCACGAAAACGGCGACGCGAAATTCATATTGACCGGCCACAGCCTCGGTGGGGCATTAGCAATTTTGTTTGCCGGCATTCTGGCTATGCACGATGAGGAATCGTTGCTGACGAGGTTGGAAGGAGTGTACACATTTGGGCAGCCAAAGGTGGGGAACGAGCAATTTGGGGAGTACATGAAGCAAAAAATGAAGTTGTATGATATCAAGTATTTTAGGTATGTGTATTGCAATGATGTGGTGCCTAGGTTGCCTTATGATGACAAGGCATTCTTGTTCAAGCATTTTGGGCCTTGCTTCTACTTCAATAGCTGCTACAAGGGCCAG GTTGTTGAGGAGGAAGATGACGACAAGTATTTCTCGTTACTCTATGTTGTACCGAAGGTTTTGAATGCGGTTTACGAGCTTATTAGAAGTTTGATGTTACCTTGGATAAAGGGGGAGGAGTATAGAGAAGGATGGTTTATGAAATTGTTTAGGCTAACCGCCTTGGTTACCCCGGGCTTAACCGATCATTTTCCACTAGAATATGATAATATTACTAGATCACAAAAAATTGGCCTCATCAATATATTCCCGGGGGCTCATTGA
- the LOC130998091 gene encoding uncharacterized protein LOC130998091 isoform X2 codes for MPELGFQDLRSGLRARDLSPDSVIFTAESNFTSLFSSASASVERCSFTSDVLDQESVSSVVSQHLAGHELSEALSGPDPDPNKSKLLHRNSISLSRKEKLKAQKLDSSEAETTEDENVALDSARNSFSQALKECQDRRLRSEVVLKKVDRRRPASLDLNNPVANAVTSTTTSPRFGVMKKPSATAARRTGTFPSPGTPNYRHPSVGIHKGWSSERIPPHTNASRRNVSTALLPYNNGRTLPSKWEDAERWIVSPVSGDGAMRTSQQQPQRRPKSKSGPLGHPGVAYYQMFSPATPMFEGSRGAEKLTANSPFSAGVMAVDGLSIRYGSCEGTGNFLTGTEPCMARSISIHGCSEMISQSSLPGSQDVKYDASEDAANNISRAVSRRDMATQMSPESSNHSSPGRGSSFSLATPSILPIVESQSMRSSKPEMRDVLVDERVTVTRWSKKNRGRGSRNADDWRRKAVNFHSTASWEVSTETSKSISKIGVF; via the exons ATGCCGGAGCTGGGTTTTCAAGATTTGAGGTCGGGCCTCAGGGCCCGTGATTTGAGCCCGGATTCCGTCATTTTCACTGCCGAATCCAATTTCACTAGCCTCTTCTCCTCCGCTTCTGCCAGTGTTGAGCGCTGCTCTTTCACCTCAGATGTTCTCGATCAAGAATCTGTCTCCTCTGTTGTTTCTCAA CATTTGGCAGGGCATGAATTGTCTGAAGCATTGagtggtccagatccagatccgaacAAATCAAAATTACTTCACAGGAATAGTATTAGCCTCAGCAGAAAGGAAAAATTAAAAG CTCAAAAACTAGATAGCAGTGAGGCTGAGACCACAGAGGATGAAAATGTAGCCTTAGATTCTGCAAGAAATTCCTTCTCGCAAGCTCTTAAAG AATGTCAAGACCGAAGGTTGAGATCTGAAGTTGTGTTGAAAAAAGTAGACCGTCGAAGGCCTGCTTCTCTGGATCTCAACAATCCGGTGGCGAATGCTGTAACTTCTACCACCACCTCACCAAGATTTGGAGTCATGAAGAAGCCGTCTGCTACTGCAGCACGAAGGACTGGAACGTTTCCTAGCCCTGGGACACCTAATTATCGACACCCGAGTGTTGGGATCCATAAAGGGTGGAGCTCTGAGCGCATTCCACCGCATACGAATGCAAGCAGGAGGAATGTGAGCACTGCATTGCTGCCTTACAATAATGGGAGGACtctgccttcgaaatgggaagATGCAGAGAGATGGATAGTTAGCCCTGTGTCCGGTGATGGTGCTATGAGAACCTCGCAGCAGCAGCCGCAGAGGCGGCCCAAGTCCAAGAGTGGCCCCCTCGGGCACCCCGGGGTTGCTTATTATCAAATGTTTTCGCCTGCCACGCCCATGTTTGAAGGCAGCCGTGGAGCTGAGAAACTAACAGCCAATTCTCCCTTTTCTGCTGGAGTAATGGCTGTGGATGGCTTATCTATTCGATATGGAAGCTGTGAAGGCACGGGGAACTTTCTCACAGGCACGGAGCCTTGCATGGCTAGATCAATTAGTATACATGGATGTTCGGAGATGATAAGCCAGTCATCACTGCCAGGATCCCAGG ATGTTAAATATGATGCGAGTGAGGACGCTGCCAACAACATATCTCGTGCTGTTTCAAGGAGGGATATGGCGACTCAGATGAGTCCGGAGAGTAGCAACCATTCCTCGCCTGGAAGAGGCTCTTCATTCTCTCTAGCTACTCCGTCTATTCTACCCATTGTAGAATCGCAGAGTATGCGTTCCTCCAAACCAGAGATGAGGGACGTGCTAGTTGACGAGCGTGTCACAGTGACAAGGTGGTCCAAAAAGAATAGGGGAAGAGGCAGTCGGAATGCTGATGACTGGAGAAGAAAAGCTGTAAACTTTCACTCTACTGCTAGTTGGGAAGTTTCGACTGAGACGTCTAAGAGTATTTCAAa GATTGGTGTTTTTTAG